The Sulfurimonas sp. genome includes the window ATCTTCGGTTCAAGCTGGCAAAACGGTGGCTTCGCTAGAGTTTGGATAGAGTATGAAGTAGCAGATGCTATAGGCTTAAATGTAGGAATAGTTGAGTACATAGACGGCGATAAGCCTCTAATGAAAGCCATTAAAGACAACAATAGAATCTTTGCGGATATTACTTACAGTTTTTAATGTATTAATACAAAAACCCAAATAACCATAAAGGAATCTTATTTCCAAAACCACTCTCGATATCATCAGCTATGATAAAACTATTTTCTATATCTTTTATCTGATTGTAGTTTTTATTTTTACCGCCAACTTCTACTATATATTTATCATCAATAATAAAGTCACCTTTTGATGGTACAAAAACTATATGTAAGAGATTTAACTGATTTGCAAAAAAAGTCTCTCGTATAGTTCCTATCTCTTGATTTTGACAATAAGTGTAGTTAAGATTTGTATTGTTTAGATAAATCTTATCTGGTTTTAAAAATATATTATCACCTTTTGATTTTGAGCGTAAGATATTGAAAATTTTTCCCTGATGCAGATACTCCAAATATTGATATAAAGTATCTCTATCCACGTCTATTCTATTGCTTAGTTCTTTTATATTTAAAGTATACGGCTTAGAAGTACATATTAGTTTTGTGAGTTTTTTTAGATTATTTATTTTCTCATATTTTATTTTAAATATGGAGGGTATATCTACTTCTATAACTGTATTTATAGTTTCATTTAGTTTTATATTATATGTATCTTGATTTTGAAAATAAAATGGATAAAAACCATACTTTAAATACTCCATCCAAAACTCTAAAGGTTTAAAAGATTTAAAATCACTGTTCACTATGTCTAAATGATTTTTCAAAATATCTTCAAGTGTATAAGTAGAAAAACTAATATCAAGTTTTATCTCTAAAAACTCTCTATATGAAAGTCCATTTACTCTGTACAATACAGCTCGTCTGCTAAGGTCTGCTTTAGAGTGTTCAATATTTATAGCTGATGATCCTGAAAAAATTACTTTTAAGTCAAGCATATCGTGCATCTGCTTTAGTTCTATCTCAAAGTTCTTGTACTTATGTATCTCATCTATAGCTAAAACTTCACCACCTAAAAGAGAAAACTCTTTTGCTATTTCTAAGAGTGAGCTGTCAAATAGTTCAATATTATCAGCACTTATATAGAGTTTTTTAGACAAAGGTATATCAAGTTGCTCAAGATATTGTAGTATATATGTTGTTTTACCTACACCTCTTGCACCTATAATACCTATGAGTTTATCATTGTGATTTATGGTACCCCATATATACCTTTTGTATGTTTCTTTTTGATTTTTTAGATATTGTAAAAAGTTTTTGTGTAGTTGCTCTATCATTTTAAACCACCTATATTTGTCATATAGTATCATAAGTTTGGTTACAACCCAAATAAACTTATTTTTCTTTTGGTTATAGTCGAGTTTAGTTTTTAAACTTCAGACTAACAGTAGTACCAACATCTACTTGTGAAGTGGCGGATATTTCTATGTCCATAGCTTCGCAGAGGCGTTTTGTAATGTCTAGTCCTATTCCTGTTCCACTTTTTTGCTCCACATAAGAACGGTTAAATATCTCACTAGGATTTTTAATCCCGATGCCATTATCTTCTATGCATAAAACTCTATTGGCAGAGTAGATTTTGATGAAACCATCTTGCTTGTTATACTTACTTGCATTTGAGATAAGATTTGTGAGAACCTGAGAAAAAGCATTTGTATTTACAGATGCGTTAAACTCTTTTAGCTCTATCTTATACTCTAGATGCGTATATATTTTCTGATGAGTCAAGACTACATCTTCTATAATTTTAACAATATTTTGCTCGTCTACAAGCATCGTATCTTCTTGAAGTAGGGTAGTGAGGTTGTTGTGAAGCTCAGAGATATTTTCAACATTCTTTTTTATTCTACTAAGTGGTTTGTTGCCATTGAAGTTACTATTTTTCTCTAGAAGTTTCATATTTAAAAGTATAGAAGTTAGAGGCGTGTTTAAGTCGTGAATGAGGTCTTTTGAAAAGTTATCTAGCTTCATGATGGCTTCTTGCATCGGTCTAAGTGCTCGAAGTGCAAGAAAATAACTAATAAGAGCAAACAGTAAAAGAAGAAGAATCTGCCCTGAGACAATCTCTACTTTGGTAGAAAAAAGTTTTTTATAAAACTCTTCTTTGTCTTTTTTTACAAGAACATACTCTCCATCCCAAGTATAAGGAAGATACTTTTCAAAATAATCTTCTTTTATTTTAAAGTTGTCAATATTAAAATTTGGCAGTTTATTATCTACTATCTTGTATGTTATAGAGCTGCGAGTAGGTAGTGGTTGTTTCATCTTTAGTTGTCTGATATGCTCTATCATAGAGAAATGCTCTTTTTCTATAAGCATCTTTTTTTGGTCTTGAAAGTAGAAAAACCCAGATGCCAAGATAAGTATGGCTACACTACCAAAGTAAGTGATAAAGAACTTTATAAATGCTTTTTTTTCATGCTTTAACAAGTCTGTATCCTGTACCTTTAATGGTTTGAATCTCTAAACCGACTTTTCGTAGTTTTGTTATGTAGACTCTAAGTGCGCCTTCACTAGATTCATTTACGCTGTCTAGCTCGTGAAGTAACTCTTGCTTCGTTATGGTCTCATCTATGCGTTTAAATAGCAAGGAGAGTAGTTTCTGCTCTTGTGGAGCAAGTTGAATAAGTTTGCCAGCATCTAGGAGTTCATTTGTCGAGATTTTATAAACTAAAGAGTTATACTTTACTTCATTGTTTTGAGCATTAAACGACTTTCTAAGAAGTGCTTGTATACGGATAATAAGCTCATCAAAATCAAAAGGCTTTTTTATGTAGTCATCTGCACCAACTTCAAAACCACGAGACAGAGATGCTATGTCATTTAAAGATGTTAAAAATATAGAAGGAGTTGTGTTTCCTGAACTTCTTAGCATCTGGAGTAGCTCAAAACCATTCATGTCTGGAATATTTACATCCAAAAGCATAAGTTCAAACTCATTTGAGTAAGTAGCATCTAAGGCTTCGTTAGCACGTTGAGCAAGAGTCAGGTCATAACCCTCATCTTCAAGTAACTCTAGCAATGTTTCGGAAAGTATTTGGTCATCTTCAACTAAGAGTATTCTTGCCATTGTAAGCCTTTTTTAAATATTTTAGATTATAGCAAGCATCTGCAAACAGAGGCTTAATCCTTCGTTGATTTATATATATTTATATTTGTTGCTATAATGCTTCTTAAGAAAATACTATTAAGGGTATATAAAATTGAATTTTGAACTTTTACATAATGATTACGAAAAAATTGAATATTTATATAATATATTAATTGATCGTGCTACTGGTGGATCTGTAAACGAAGAAGAGTATAAGTTATTGAGAAGCGAATTATTAAACAATAAATCTTTAACAAATTTTATGCCTAGCTGGCTAAGAACAAATCGAAATTTGGATTCGTTTTGGGGCTTTATTAAGCCTAAATTTGATTCATATGCAGAAAGAAGAACTTTTTTAACAAATGAATTTTCACAAATATTAGATCATTTAGAATTTGGAACTGAGCTTAATAATCATAAGAAAGATATGTATTTAAAAGAAGAAATAACAGAGGATCAAAAAGTGCTTAAAAATAAAGTTTTTATTGTTCATGGACATGATAACGAAACAAAGCAAGAAGTGGCAAGATTTGTTCAGAACCTTGGGTTAGAAGCTATTATCCTGCATGAACAAGTAAGTAGCGGAATGACAATAATTGAAAAAATAGAACATTATACGAATGAAGCTGATTTTGCCATAGTTCTATATACTCCATGCGATAAAGGAAGAGGTGCAACAGAAACTAAAGTACATCCAAGAGATAGAGCAAGACAAAATGTTGTTTTTGAACATGGATACTTAATGGCACAATTAGGAAGAAAACATGTGTGTGCTTTAGTCAAAGGAGATATAGAAACACCAAGTGATATTAGTGGTGTAGTGTATACTGACATGGATATATCTGGAGCATGGAAAATAAGTATTACTAAAGAATTAAATGCTTGCGGATATAACGTAAGTTCAATTATTTAGAAAATAAGCAAGTTGATATTTTAGTATTTACGAAAGTTCCCATCTCAGAAACTATTTCTTCAATAGTTCCTTCTCCAGAAATTACTTTTAAAATATTCTCACTAGTGTTGAAAGCTTGTATATCTGATAAAGGTTCAGGGTAGACTTTCATGCGATTGTCAAACACTTCATCAACGAGAAATTGACTTTTATGTATCTTTTAGGATACAATTAAATATGTACACGATAAAAGAAACTGAGCAATTTTCAAAATGGCTTTTAAAACTTAAAGATATTAAAGGAAAAGTTACCATACTTCGTAGAGTTGATAGAATGAAGCATGGAAACTTTGGAGACTTTAAATCTGTCGGAAACACTTTGTATGAGCTTAGGATTACATCAGGTCCTGGATATAGAGTTTACTATACTAAAGAGGATGAAAAAATAATTATTTTACTTATTTGTGGAGATAAATCCTCACAAGGTGATGATATAAAAAAAGCAAAAAAAATTATAAAGGAGCAGGGAGATGCATAATTTAACTACATTTGATATAGCTGAGTATCTTGACGATAAAGAAGTAATAGCAGAGTATTTAACACAAGTTTTGCAAGATGGAAATAACAATGAATTTTTGGAGGCTATCGGGAATATTGCAAAAGCAAACGGAATGACTCAAATAGCAAAAGATACTGGTTTAGGAAGAGAAAGTTTGTATAAATCTTTTAGTGCTGGTGCTCATCCTAAATTTGAAACAGTTAGTAAAGTTTTAAATTCACTTGGTATAAAATTGCAAGCAACGGCTTAAATAGTTCCCAAGTAAAACTTGGGAACTAAAAGTAAGATTTATTGTTTATATTTTAGATTCTATAAATATTCCCATCTCAGCAACTATCTTTTCTATAGTCCCTTCACCAGAAATCACTTTTAGAATATTTTTAGTAGTGTAGAAAGATTGTATGTCTGCTAGAGGTTCAGTGTAGACTTTCATGCGGTTGTTAAACACTTCATTGTTATCATCAGCACCGCGAGCACGACCAAGAACTCTATCTCTTGCAGTTTCTTCGCTTACATGCACTTCTATAACACTACAAAGCTCTAAAGCTGAGCCATCAACTAAATACTCATCTAAAGCATTTAACTGCTCCATGCTTCTAGGATAACCATCTATAATGATGATATCAGTAGGGGCATTTTTAATAGCATTAGTGATTGTTTTAATAGCTACCGCAATAGGTACTATCAAACCTTTAGAAATATACTGGTCTATTTCAAGTCCAAGTTCACTTTTAGTTGCAACTTCAGCTCTAAGCATATCGCCAGTAGAGTAGTGTGTTATAGCGTCATTTTCTTCGGCTATAAGCTCTGCATCTGTAGTCTTACCAGAGCCTGGTGCGCCAATTATAAGAAATAGTTTTTTCATAGGTAGTGAAATCCCTTAGTTTTTTTTAGGAAGTGAGGCTTCAGCCTCGCCCAAATGTTGGACTCAGAGTGGATAATGCCATTGGTTAGCATTCCTAAAAGTCCCACTTCCGAGAAGAATTGGATTACGCTTTAGTTTGTTCGCGTAAACGAATATGAAGGTCTCTAAGTTGAGTGTTGTCAACTCCACTAGGTGCTTTTGTAAGAATACAAGAAGCTTTTTGTGTTTTAGGGAATGCGATAACATCACGGATGCTTGATTTTTTAGTGATAAGCATCATCATTCTGTC containing:
- a CDS encoding response regulator transcription factor; translation: MARILLVEDDQILSETLLELLEDEGYDLTLAQRANEALDATYSNEFELMLLDVNIPDMNGFELLQMLRSSGNTTPSIFLTSLNDIASLSRGFEVGADDYIKKPFDFDELIIRIQALLRKSFNAQNNEVKYNSLVYKISTNELLDAGKLIQLAPQEQKLLSLLFKRIDETITKQELLHELDSVNESSEGALRVYITKLRKVGLEIQTIKGTGYRLVKA
- a CDS encoding type II toxin-antitoxin system RelE/ParE family toxin; this encodes MYTIKETEQFSKWLLKLKDIKGKVTILRRVDRMKHGNFGDFKSVGNTLYELRITSGPGYRVYYTKEDEKIIILLICGDKSSQGDDIKKAKKIIKEQGDA
- a CDS encoding nucleotide-binding protein, whose protein sequence is MNFELLHNDYEKIEYLYNILIDRATGGSVNEEEYKLLRSELLNNKSLTNFMPSWLRTNRNLDSFWGFIKPKFDSYAERRTFLTNEFSQILDHLEFGTELNNHKKDMYLKEEITEDQKVLKNKVFIVHGHDNETKQEVARFVQNLGLEAIILHEQVSSGMTIIEKIEHYTNEADFAIVLYTPCDKGRGATETKVHPRDRARQNVVFEHGYLMAQLGRKHVCALVKGDIETPSDISGVVYTDMDISGAWKISITKELNACGYNVSSII
- a CDS encoding addiction module antidote protein, which codes for MHNLTTFDIAEYLDDKEVIAEYLTQVLQDGNNNEFLEAIGNIAKANGMTQIAKDTGLGRESLYKSFSAGAHPKFETVSKVLNSLGIKLQATA
- a CDS encoding HAMP domain-containing sensor histidine kinase, encoding MLKHEKKAFIKFFITYFGSVAILILASGFFYFQDQKKMLIEKEHFSMIEHIRQLKMKQPLPTRSSITYKIVDNKLPNFNIDNFKIKEDYFEKYLPYTWDGEYVLVKKDKEEFYKKLFSTKVEIVSGQILLLLLFALISYFLALRALRPMQEAIMKLDNFSKDLIHDLNTPLTSILLNMKLLEKNSNFNGNKPLSRIKKNVENISELHNNLTTLLQEDTMLVDEQNIVKIIEDVVLTHQKIYTHLEYKIELKEFNASVNTNAFSQVLTNLISNASKYNKQDGFIKIYSANRVLCIEDNGIGIKNPSEIFNRSYVEQKSGTGIGLDITKRLCEAMDIEISATSQVDVGTTVSLKFKN
- a CDS encoding ATP-binding protein; translation: MIEQLHKNFLQYLKNQKETYKRYIWGTINHNDKLIGIIGARGVGKTTYILQYLEQLDIPLSKKLYISADNIELFDSSLLEIAKEFSLLGGEVLAIDEIHKYKNFEIELKQMHDMLDLKVIFSGSSAINIEHSKADLSRRAVLYRVNGLSYREFLEIKLDISFSTYTLEDILKNHLDIVNSDFKSFKPLEFWMEYLKYGFYPFYFQNQDTYNIKLNETINTVIEVDIPSIFKIKYEKINNLKKLTKLICTSKPYTLNIKELSNRIDVDRDTLYQYLEYLHQGKIFNILRSKSKGDNIFLKPDKIYLNNTNLNYTYCQNQEIGTIRETFFANQLNLLHIVFVPSKGDFIIDDKYIVEVGGKNKNYNQIKDIENSFIIADDIESGFGNKIPLWLFGFLY
- a CDS encoding adenylate kinase; its protein translation is MKKLFLIIGAPGSGKTTDAELIAEENDAITHYSTGDMLRAEVATKSELGLEIDQYISKGLIVPIAVAIKTITNAIKNAPTDIIIIDGYPRSMEQLNALDEYLVDGSALELCSVIEVHVSEETARDRVLGRARGADDNNEVFNNRMKVYTEPLADIQSFYTTKNILKVISGEGTIEKIVAEMGIFIESKI